The following coding sequences are from one Triticum dicoccoides isolate Atlit2015 ecotype Zavitan chromosome 4A, WEW_v2.0, whole genome shotgun sequence window:
- the LOC119285528 gene encoding galactinol synthase 1-like, giving the protein MAPELAGKMAAKAAVAAAKPATKAYVTFLAGAGDYWMGVVGLAKGLRKVGSAYPLVVAVLPDVPELHRKILVSQGCIVREIAPVYPPENHTQFAMAYYVINYSKLRIWEFVEYERMVYLDADIQVFENIDELFDLPKGHFYAVMDCFCEKTWSHTPQYQIGHCQQCPDKVTWPAAEMGPPPALYFNAGMFVHEPSMATAKALLDTLRVMPTTPFAEQDFLNMFFKEQYKPIPLVYNLVLAMLWRHPENVQLEKVKVVHYCAAGSKPWRFTGKEENMDREDIRILVRNWWDIYNDDESLDFKGLPALAADADELEAAAKKPLRAALAEAGTVKYVAAPSAA; this is encoded by the exons ATGGCTCCCGAGCTGGCCGGCAAgatggccgccaaggctgccgtggCGGCGGCGAAGCCCGCGACGAAGGCGTACGTGACGTTCTTGGCGGGGGCAGGGGACTACTGGATGGGCGTGGTTGGGCTTGCCAAGGGCCTGCGCAAGGTTGGCTCGGCCTACCCACTGGTGGTAGCCGTGCTGCCCGACGTGCCCGAGCTCCACCGCAAGATCCTCGTCTCCCAGGGCTGCATCGTCCGCGAGATCGCCCCCGTGTACCCGCCCGAGAACCACACCCAGTTTGCCATGGCCTACTACGTCATCAACTACTCCAAGCTCCGCATCTGGGAG TTTGTGGAGTACGAGAGGATGGTGTACCTCGACGCCGACATCCAGGTGTTCGAAAACATCGACGAGCTGTTCGATCTGCCCAAGGGGCACTTCTACGCCGTGATGGACTGCTTCTGCGAGAAGACGTGGAGCCACACCCCGCAGTACCAGATCGGCCACTGCCAGCAGTGTCCCGACAAGGTGACGTGGCCGGCCGCCGAGatgggcccgccgccggcgctctacttCAACGCCGGCATGTTCGTGCACGAGCCCAGCATGGCCACCGCCAAGGCGCTCCTTGACACCCTCCGCGTGATGCCGACGACCCCATTCGCGGAGCAG GATTTCCTGAACATGTTCTTCAAGGAGCAGTACAAGCCGATCCCGCTGGTCTACAACCTTGTGCTGGCGATGCTCTGGAGGCACCCGGAGAACGTCCAGCTGGAGAAGGTCAAGGTGGTGCACTACTGCGCTGCG GGATCGAAGCCATGGAGGTTCACGGGCAAAGAGGAGAACATGGACAGGGAGGACATCAGGATCCTCGTCAGGAACTGGTGGGACATCTACAACGACGACGAGAGCCTCGATTTCAAGGGCCTGCCCGCCCTGGCCGCCGACGCCGacgagctcgaggcggcggccAAGAAGCCGCTCCGCGCAGCGCTTGCGGAAGCCGGCACCGTCAAGTACGTCGCCGCGCCCTCGGCTGCGTAA